The DNA window GAAATCTGAGCAGATCACAatccaagaaaaataaaaagaagtacTGAGCAGGCCTGACCCTGCTGCTGGTGCTTATCTTTCTGAGATCTGAGCAGATCACAAGCCAAGAAGAAGTCCTGGGGCCTGACCCTGATGCTTCTTAGCCttctaataacttttttttaaatgtggagtTGGACATGAATTTTAATCGACTAGTTCACTCACAGTTCTAAGTGTTTTTGCAATGCGTGACTCAAGCTTCACAACTACcatgtttaattaatgtttaatgaGCTGTTGAATTCagttctacaaataaatattcatgtGGCAAGCATTGAATATGACATGCTGTTCCAGTCCTATTAACACCTTAACATGGCATATGATGACTTaatcttttgttatttttaggaTTATAATTATCAATATTTGGTAGCAATCATTTTATcacattcaaataattaaaatgggACACATTTTCTCCAAGTCTCACTAAATATCAGATTGAATCTATTTGattattctttgttttaaatcctcagcTTAGGAATTGTTTaactatttatgtatttgtttattgtagttttttctCTGGTTGGTGctttgaaatgaaataaaaataaaacctcttgctcgttttttatttttaaacctgtaatcCGATTAGGACTCTTGTCTGATTCTCAGCGGCTGCAGGGCTCAGATCAGAACAGAGCACAGAGGCAGAGGAACGTATTCCAGAAGTCCCACAGTGTTGACACATTACGGGGAACTATCGACTTGTAAGGAAGCTTTAAGGCTGGATCAGGGAAACAAACTGCAACGGCTGTGCAACAGACGTGCGACCAGCTAGAGATGATTGATAATGATAATTGTACTCTGTTAGCCAGTCTCCCTGGGATTGTCAAGACAGCCACACGAAGAGAGAGATGAGAAATCACCCTCAGTGACAGTCGCACAATCGAAGCATGAACCAGTCTTAAGAGGATATCTACCTGGAAtaaatttataaataacatttaagagAATTATAAACGtcaggaggccatttggctcatcaGTGCTCGTCCAGTTACTGATTGATATCAAAACTTTTTCAAGTCGTGTCTTAAAGGAtttcagtgattcagcatcaataacATAGCTTGGTAACTCTTGGTAAACCTTtgtaacccactccataccctcaccactctctgtgtgaagaaatgtcACCTAGCCTCTGTCCGACCATATATAAtaagttaaaaatatatagtaatcACCTGGTATTTGGCTAGCAGCTTGCTCTTCCACAGGGAGTGAGGGATGTCATGGATGGAGAGTCGCAGGTTGTGGTAACTGTCTTTGAAGAGCAGAGGCTTCGGCTCCTCCAGCAGGTACCCTCCCTGGTTCCGTTCGAGCTCCAGGACCTCCtgcatacacagacagacagaaacacagttAAACTCCACAGAAGATATCTATGACACTAAGACATCAATCGGTGGATTGGGAATCAGAAACCACAGGGTGTGTCAGTACCTATGGCCATCACTGTATGTGTAAATAATACCAATGCTGATTTTGAAGTTGCTTAACTAACTCCATACCTTGCAGCAAGCCATGGTGACCAATCTCTCTATTACTCTCTATTAGTCTATATGATTTATCAGATATTATCCCAGATGGAGAGACGCTAAGAAAAGCTGCCTTTGTCCTGGGGGGGGGTAATTGTATTTATGACCGTGTTTTGATGACATTATGCTCTGGTTTACAGCTGAGATTGACACAATTTACAAGAGTTCCTGTTTAAGTCTGAATTTGCTACCCTTTACTGGGATACTGTGTTATTGCTGTAGCGGAAAAATGTTAACTAAGTTTCTTGCAACTGTGCACCAGATGGTTCTGACTTGAATTCATTaactgacacagacagacagacaaacagacagacatacagacagctCACCATGAATGTGCTACTTTAAGACAGATATAGAAACAGACAAAGAGACTCAAGGTccatggcagacagacagattagACAGACCAACCTTGAGTGCGTCAGGCGTGTCCTCTATGCAATACACTTTGAGGCTGTACTCAAGGGAGCTGCAGGTAGTAGGTGCGAAGATGGCTAGCTGGAGGCTCTTCAGAGCTGCGCTGTTGTACGACTCCCCCACCAGGCTGTAGGTACCCAGCTGGTCTAGGAGCACATGGCAGGATTGAGGTTCCAACTGGCAGTAACAGGGTGTGCTGAAAGTTTCCTCATCCAGTGTTACCACCTCCTGGTGACAAacaagaagaggaagaagatcaTATTTTAACATTGGAGTGGAAACATCAAGGCTCATATAGTAAGACAGATAGTCTCTGTCTAGCCAGTACCGGTCACTGAAGCATGGTGAAGTGAACTACACCCATCTGGTTTCCCTTTGTAACTTGCAAGGGCCAATGCAGTGTTCCCTATGGACCCCCAGCCAAGAACGGCAACTTGGTCCAACCAGGACTCAAACCAGCAAGCTCCTGATTGCATTACTGATGCTTTTACAGGGTCCACTGCAATAACAGGTTATTGTTACAGCTCTAGCGCCCCTGTGTGTGAGGACACTGTGTGCCACTCACCTCCCACTGGCTGTGTGCCTGTGTCTTGAGCTTCACTATCCAGTCCGAGGAAGCCAGGTCGGCGCAGTGCGGTACACTCAGGACAACTGGGCGGCACAGCAGCAACCCTGTGGGACCACACGTCACCACGGGGCTCAGGACAGTCTGTGTGCCTTCCGAGGGGAGCCTGGggcaggaggagagagaggagtgagggggAAGGAGGGCAGGCAAGCAGGCATTCACACATTCATGAGCGCCGACAAGGAACCCCAGCAGTATGTGCAATTACTAATGAATGGATTTATGAAATGTTGACAGCATACATTATCAAAAACAAAGCTAActagtacagtgctccctctttattttACTATCTGTCTTACACATCAAAAACActgtattgaaaacagtgaattagtgatcAGACCTTATGTAAATGGGAAGTGTTGTGTGATGTAGTgtcgttacggattctgtcccctgtcggtgagatgagatggagtcaaaagctctaaaaccacgaatgtaGACAAGCCCAGcttttttgcatagtggttaagatgctcacttgcagTATGTAGGGCAGCTGGCTTGTGCCCAGCCTCCACGCTTTTACACttacacagtaaaatataatacaaCTTACTGTCAACCTGGCCAAACAGTGAATTAACCAAGTCGTGAAATATCGAGGgagtactgtactgtttttattagAACAGCGCCCCCTGCAGTGCTCACGTTGTGTTGTCGCGCTTGTTTATGATGAGGTACATCTCGTAGAACTTCCCCTGCGGGATTGTGCCCTGGGGAACCAGCAGACTGACACCtgggagacagggagagggatATAGGGATAGGGGTACAATTACATTATAACAGTGTtatagcccttataaaagtttaccctggtTATACTTctgttttcccatggttattctaagcatttaccagtttaccatgttttattttttttttaacattcttctctgtgctttaaattGCCTgcctatgatttaccatgctttcactatgttttaataaactttgAGGTGCTTTTACTATGGACATTTTTTTAAGGGAGACATCATAGTAGTATCCTACTTATCTGTGGATGGTGCTGTGCTGACTGACCTGTGTTGGGGATAATGAGTCGCCCCCCTAGACAGCCGAACGTCGCGCTGGTGCTGTTCCCAGGCTCCCTGGGGAGGGTGTGGAGGCGCTGTGAGGAGCCGAGAGCCTTGTTCTTCAGGTTTAGGATCTCTCCGTCTCGGGacagcccccctcccccagggTAGGTCCCCAGGGGTGCCCCCCCCTCCTGCAGCTCCCCTCCGCTGGACAGCCCCAGAGAGGAGACGGTGGAGGAGTTGTACACCTTGATCTTCAGGCTGGGAAGGGGGTCCAGCAGGGGAGAGGTAGTCATGGGGATCTTGTCTCCCGAGTCCTGCAGAGAGTACATGGGACCCCGGTACGAGCCTGCGCTGACGGTCAGGTCGGGCTGGATCGAAGCGTTCAGGAGATGGGGGTTAtctgtgtggggggtggggggggagatcTCAGTATGGGTGTGCAATCTTAACTGACACTAACTGTTCTTGTGGTTTAGGTTCACGTTGCATACTGTTTTTCTGCTCCAAGCATCACATACTGGGGCAGAATATTAAAGCTCGTTTTTATACTCCAAACACAGcttgttgtatatatttttttgtttagattcGTCTGAGTAGTGGagagaaaatgagaaacaaaagcCCCATTCCCTGTCATcctgcatatatttatttatctaaagtgTCCCTGTATATATTTCAGAAGAGACAGTCTGAGGAGTTAATCAGTGTTTATGGTTATCCTCTGAGTAATCTTATCTCAAAACAGCATTGAAAGAAACTGGCCATCCGGGACGTCAGGCTTTAATTACAGCTTTCTAACCATAATGCAGCAGCTAGACTTGTCAGAAAACCTCAGGACATTTATTTCTATATACAGTACCCATTTCTCTTGGTTATCATAGCAACAAAGACACAGCAGGCTTGTATAAAAACAATGCTACACTGTAGTTCATTAGCTAAAATGCTATAGTTCACTAACCAAAAAACTATTGTTAATTCCCTTTACAGATAATAGCGCCCCTAACCTGTGTCTTACACTCATATTCCAAGCTTGTATTAGAAAGATATGAGGtcaggatgggggggggggggggggggtcctattATCTgtgacacaggaagtgatgtaggctACTTTTGACAAAACTTATAGACCAGATTCTCAGAGCTATTACTCCAAATCGTCACTgccatttttaaagtttttaattttaagattttaaaagggCACCCAAAAAACAACCCTTGTAGATGCTTGTGGGAAGTGtaaagttgtttcttattcattttaaattagtaaTTGGTGCCACAGACACACTGGGAGTGAGGTTGGTCACTGTCTGAACTCAGCAGGTACAGGACTTTACCCCGTCTCTCTGCATGCATGCAACTCCAAACCTGTGTAATACGAAAAAGAAGACATTTCTTAATAAAGATGTGAAAACACTGGAACCAACAGCCTTCTGGACCAGAGTTCAGCTCCCTGAGCTcaaccagggatggaaataagactcccatccATAGCACCATGGATAttcaagctcttagtaaaacctggaatgggtgaaactgctatgcaataggagtcttatttcgaTCCCTGAGTCAAGTCTGCAAGCTGTGTGGATGAGGAGGGCTGGGTGAAGGGAGCAGATCTCGTCTATGCAGTCCCTGTGAGGAGCTCTGAGTCTGGGAGATGCAAGCTGTGTGGATAAGGAGGGCTGGGTGAAGGGAGCGGATCTCGTCTGTGCAGTCCCTGTGAGGAGCTCTGAGTCTGGGAGATGCAAGCTGTGTGGATGAGGAGGGCTGGGTGAAGGGAGCGGATCTAGCTTGGGCAGTCCCTGTCTGGTAGGCTCTCACCGTGTCGGGGAGGTTTGTAGTTGATGGGGTGAAAGCCTCCAGTCAGGGCGGCTGATGAGTCAGTGATGTCGGTGTCGAAGTCACGGCACGTCCGCCTGTAGACCACCACGCCCACCGTCATCATGACCACCAGGAAAATAAACAGCGCCACCACCAAGCCGGCGTACAGTGCTACATCACCCGTCACCtccagagctgagagagagagagagaggggaggggagtccCATTCAAATGAAAGAGATACATTCGTACTGTGCACTAGCCACAAGGTGCAAGGTGCTGCATAGATTAATCATTGTAGAGAATGCAGTTCATATCGGAGGTAAACACATAGAAATAATTATAAACCCCATACAGTTCAGACAGAGTGAAGGGTGGGGGAGAGAAATTAATATAGAGAAGGGAGGGTGGAGAGAAAGGGGgatagaaagagagagataggGAAATGTAGGTAGAGGGTGGATCAAGGGGGAGAGGGTGGGATAGAGAAGGGTGGGGGGAGAGAAAGCTGgaaagagagagaggtagagagagggaaggagagagagacattgAACCATGAAGGTATCTGGTCTAACAGAGGGTGAGGTTAGCAGAAAGGAAGTTAAAAACAATCGCAACATGTGCCAAAAAAAAtcaaaggaaaatgaaatgaaaacttACGATGGATTTTATGTTCAACAAAAAGCTTTttatctgtttgaaaaaaaagaagaaataaataggaagagaaaataaaacatgggatgaactgtaatttttaaaacatgaagaaataataataataataataaaataataaataataataataacccatcTTAATATATgatagaattatatatatttcttataaagATTTTCTTCCGGAGACTActtggcctcctctttcatccaggggaaggtcgagggctgtgtttggatccaaaattttgacccccggggtactttatttagtaaccccattgctggatcactacagtagccatgtgtctcaaattaaagaaacccacaaaaccaaaaaataaatatatatatatatatatatatatatatatatatatatatatatatatatatatatatatatatataatacaatgaacaaaaatataaacgcaacatgtaaagtgttggtcccatgtttcatgagctgaaataaaagatcccagaaattttccatacgcacaaaaagcttatttctctcaaattttgtgcacaaatttgtttacatccctgttagcgagcatttctcctttgctaagataatccatccatctgacaggtgtggcatatcaagaagctgattaaacagcatgatcattacacaggtgcatcttgtgctggggacaataaaaggccactctaaaatgtgcagttttgtcacagaacacaatgccacagatgtctcaaatgTTGAGGgtgcgtgcaattggcatgctgactacaggaatgtccaccagagctgttgccagagaattgaatgtttctctaccataagccgcctccaatgtcattttagagaatttggcagtacgtctaactggcctcacaaccgcagaccacgtgtaaccacgccatcccaggacctccacatccaacTTCTTCatcgggatcgtctgagaccagccactcggacagctgatgaaactgtgggtttgcacaactgaagaatttctgcacaaactgtcagaaaccatctgcgtgctcatcgtcctcaccagggtcttgacctgactgcagtttggcgtcgtaaccgacttcagtgggccaatgctcaccttcgatggccactggcaagctggagaagtgtgctcttcacggatgactcccggtttcaactgtaccgggcagatggcagacagcgtgtatggcgtcgtgtgggcgagcggtttgctgatgtcaacgttgtgaacagagtgccccatggtggcggtggggttatggtatgggcaggcataagctacggacaacaaacacaattgcattttatcgatggcaatttgaatgtctagagataccgtgatgagatcctgaggcccattgtcgtgccattcatctgttGCCATCAACTcgtgtttcagcatgataatgcagggccccatgtcgcaaggatctgtacacaattcctgaaagctgaaaatgtcccagttcttccatggcctgcatactcaccagacatgtcacccattgagcatgtttgggatgctctggatcgacgtgtacgacagcgtgttccagttcctgccaatatccagcaacttcgcacagctggagtgggacaacattccacaggccacaatcaacagcctgatcaactctatgcgaaggagatgtgtcgcgctgcatgaggcaaatggtggtcacaccagatactgactggttttctgatccacgcccctacctttttttttttaaggtatctgtgaccaacagatgcatatctgtattcccattcatgtgaaatccatagattagggcctaatgaatttatttcaattgactgatttccttatatgaactgtaactcagtaaaatctttgaaattattgcatgttgcgtttatatttttgttcagtatatatatatatatatatatatatatatatatatatatatatatatatatatatatatatatatatatatatattgtgtgtgtgtgtgtgtgtgtgtgtgtgtgtttgtgtttatatatatgtgtgtgtatatatatatatatatatatacaataaaacaataaaaaactaaaataaataaagggaaaGGGAAAGGGGTCTGAGCGCATTAACAACACCCAAGATCTGTTACCGTTCAcaaatttgtcatgcatgaaatattgaaatattgaattccCCCGGGCAACACCGAGTACTTCAGctagtataaaaataaatgtaactatGTGGGTTAAACCCCCAGATTATTGAGGCTATAAAATATCAGCCAGCAGCAAAAATGTGGTTAACTAGTCAAACAACaactttaatacatttaaatgaatgctTTGTATCTGTTTCTTCTCTTGTTGAGCAGACCTTGCAATGCTGTGAGTAGATCATCCATACCATCCAACACATTTAATCATACAGTTGTTcatattctttttctttctaaTCTTAATTGGAGAAAAGCTGCatcctcacccctctcccctttccccctcccctctctcttatccccatctcccctctcctctctcccctctccccctctcccctctccccaggGAAGAGGGGGAGTCACACCTCTCGCCTTCTCCCATCTTGGAGAGCGGAAGAGGTAGAGTGGAGTGGGAAGAGGGGATCTGGTgggaaggagaggaggagacgggagaggggggagggaaagaggggagagggaagccctctccccctctccccctcaactctctcccccttctccccctcacccctttcccctctccctctctcgccGGGAGaggccctctctccctctccctctctcctctctcctctcctctctctcccctctcccctctcccctctccccttctccccctctcctcttccctcAGTACTCACTGGTCATACAGAGTCCGTCGGTGCAGTTTTTGGATTGGAGCAGCAGGCCGCTGCAGTCTTTCCCCCCGTTCACGGGTGCCGGGGCCTGGCAGTCGCGGCTGCGCCAGTGTGTGCACTCCGTGCTGCAGGCAGACCACTTCGCCCACTCCGTCCAGCCTCCGTCCACTGAGAGACGAGAGAAGCCAGAGCGGTTAACACAGTCCCTGAGTCACCCTGCACTAATATAAACAATCAGATAAAACCATTagcacaaacacacagcaccCAGACACAAGGCAGGTGGTAATCAAGGGTATACGCAGATGAACTTTTTATTTGGATAATATAACGTTTACcaacttctcatataagggatacaaaGTTTACCtatttctactctcctgtgatatacAAATCCTGGGTATATTTTAACGGTGAGCATCTGTGTTGTTTTGCTGTGtgcgagactgacagctgagaacTCTCAATCAGAACAGTGGCGCGAGCAAGGGGGCATGACCATTGGGGAGCGTGTTCTGTTTGTGAGTGTttgattgattggttggttaTGTTCTGTTCTGTTGTTAGGCTCTCTGGACCTGCAGGGCGGTgttagtagccttcatcctagcccgtGAAAGGACAGTCACAGAACTGTTCACATGAAGCATCGATTCTGTGATTGTTCACACGTGAACACCACCTGAGAGGGGGAATAACTAGATGGGGTCAGGGCTCTGTTGGCTGAGAGCCAATaataatgtatctgttcatgtttatctgttcaatctatctgttcagcttcaccaaacaggGGAGTtgacccacttttttatttaccactacaccactgttaACACAGTCTCTGAGTCACCCAGTGCTAATATAAACAATCAgattaacacacaaacacatagaacattaacacacaaaaagaacCCAGACAGGAAATTAATAAAGCCGTCTCTGAGTCATCTCAACATTaacataaacacataaacaaaacatccaCACACACGTACACAGCACCCAGACACCAGGCATTCACATTGTCTCTGAGACCACAGCACCTTACCTGTGTGGGAGCATTACTGTTTTGAGTACAGTGCTGGCCTGGGCACGGTGTGTGGTACTGACCTGAGCACAGTGTGGtgcagctgtgctgtgtgtgatacTGGGCTGGGTACAGTGGGGTGGTGTGTGGGAGctgtactgtgtttgtgtttgttctccagcAGGAGGAGCTGTGCTGTGTGGTACTCACCTGAGCACAGCGTGGtgcagctgtgctgtgtgtggtaCTGACCTGAgcacagcatgctgcagctgtgctgtgtgtgtggtactGACCTGAGCACAGCGTGctgcagctgtgctgtgtgtggtaCTGACCTGGGCACAGTGCGGtgcagctgtgctgtgtgtgtggtactGACCTGGGCAGAGTGTGTTGCAGGTGATTCTCTGGTAGGGCTGCCCCTCACAGAAGGCTCCTCCATTGAGGGGCGCAGGGTTGGTACAGGACCGGGTCCGCTTCTGCCAGCCACGGCCACAGCGAGTGTTACAGGGGGACCACTCCGTCCATGTGGACCAGCCTCCGttcactgagagaggagagaagagaggggttAGAGGAGTTCATACTGagataggagaggagaggagagaggagagaggttagTGTGGGGTTCAGACTGAGGAGAGAGGTGAGTGTGGGGTTCACTCTGACAAGAGAGAGGTTAGTGTGGGGTTTAAACTGAGATAGGAGAAAGGTTAGTGTGGGTTTcagactgagagaggagaggtTAATGTGGGGTAGAGTCTTACGCGGGTCAGATTTTTATGACCTGCTTACGCTACTACATGACCCGACCCGAACCAGCAACCCActgcaacaccgtcttcttacccacgACCTGACCCtctaataagacctgcaacctgacccaaacctgcaagtgtttgtcctttacctactgcctgcgtcaactgactctctcacgctctcattcacacacagatatc is part of the Polyodon spathula isolate WHYD16114869_AA chromosome 13, ASM1765450v1, whole genome shotgun sequence genome and encodes:
- the LOC121325760 gene encoding netrin receptor UNC5B-b-like isoform X1, producing the protein MHSSRIQRSAALGLLMVYLLFCNLRVTEAGPGDYSDVLPDSFPSAPAEPLPSFQQEPDDAYIVKNNPVELRCRATPAAQIYFKCNGDWVNQNDHVTRENLDQITGLVVREVDIEVSRTQVEELFGLDDFWCQCVAWSSAGTTKSRRAYVRIAYLRKNFDQEPLGKEVPLEQEVLLQCRPPEGIPGAEVEWLKNEEPIDPTRDSNFLITIDHNLIIKQARLSDTANYTCLARNIVAKRRSTTATVIVYVNGGWSTWTEWSPCNTRCGRGWQKRTRSCTNPAPLNGGAFCEGQPYQRITCNTLCPVDGGWTEWAKWSACSTECTHWRSRDCQAPAPVNGGKDCSGLLLQSKNCTDGLCMTNKKLFVEHKIHPLEVTGDVALYAGLVVALFIFLVVMMTVGVVVYRRTCRDFDTDITDSSAALTGGFHPINYKPPRHDNPHLLNASIQPDLTVSAGSYRGPMYSLQDSGDKIPMTTSPLLDPLPSLKIKVYNSSTVSSLGLSSGGELQEGGAPLGTYPGGGGLSRDGEILNLKNKALGSSQRLHTLPREPGNSTSATFGCLGGRLIIPNTGVSLLVPQGTIPQGKFYEMYLIINKRDNTTLPSEGTQTVLSPVVTCGPTGLLLCRPVVLSVPHCADLASSDWIVKLKTQAHSQWEEVVTLDEETFSTPCYCQLEPQSCHVLLDQLGTYSLVGESYNSAALKSLQLAIFAPTTCSSLEYSLKVYCIEDTPDALKEVLELERNQGGYLLEEPKPLLFKDSYHNLRLSIHDIPHSLWKSKLLAKYQEIPFYHIWSGSQRALHCTFNLERHSLASTELTCKICVRQVEGEGQIFQLHTFIQENVTPFNPFPAADSGTCPSIQVGPYAFRIPSSIRYKICSSLDAPTSRGNDWRLLAHNLGFDRYLNYFATKSSPTGVLLDLWEACHHDDADLNSLASALEEMGKSEVLVVMATEGDC
- the LOC121325760 gene encoding netrin receptor UNC5B-b-like isoform X2, which codes for MHSSRIQRSAALGLLMVYLLFCNLRVTEAGPGDYSDVLPDSFPSAPAEPLPSFQQEPDDAYIVKNNPVELRCRATPAAQIYFKCNGDWVNQNDHVTRENLDQITGLVVREVDIEVSRTQVEELFGLDDFWCQCVAWSSAGTTKSRRAYVRIAYLRKNFDQEPLGKEVPLEQEVLLQCRPPEGIPGAEVEWLKNEEPIDPTRDSNFLITIDHNLIIKQARLSDTANYTCLARNIVAKRRSTTATVIVYVNGGWSTWTEWSPCNTRCGRGWQKRTRSCTNPAPLNGGAFCEGQPYQRITCNTLCPVDGGWTEWAKWSACSTECTHWRSRDCQAPAPVNGGKDCSGLLLQSKNCTDGLCMTTLEVTGDVALYAGLVVALFIFLVVMMTVGVVVYRRTCRDFDTDITDSSAALTGGFHPINYKPPRHDNPHLLNASIQPDLTVSAGSYRGPMYSLQDSGDKIPMTTSPLLDPLPSLKIKVYNSSTVSSLGLSSGGELQEGGAPLGTYPGGGGLSRDGEILNLKNKALGSSQRLHTLPREPGNSTSATFGCLGGRLIIPNTGVSLLVPQGTIPQGKFYEMYLIINKRDNTTLPSEGTQTVLSPVVTCGPTGLLLCRPVVLSVPHCADLASSDWIVKLKTQAHSQWEEVVTLDEETFSTPCYCQLEPQSCHVLLDQLGTYSLVGESYNSAALKSLQLAIFAPTTCSSLEYSLKVYCIEDTPDALKEVLELERNQGGYLLEEPKPLLFKDSYHNLRLSIHDIPHSLWKSKLLAKYQEIPFYHIWSGSQRALHCTFNLERHSLASTELTCKICVRQVEGEGQIFQLHTFIQENVTPFNPFPAADSGTCPSIQVGPYAFRIPSSIRYKICSSLDAPTSRGNDWRLLAHNLGFDRYLNYFATKSSPTGVLLDLWEACHHDDADLNSLASALEEMGKSEVLVVMATEGDC